In one window of Frigoriglobus tundricola DNA:
- a CDS encoding PQQ-like beta-propeller repeat protein: MHRFVLCIALVPGPACALAAADWYQFRGPDGQGHSDATLATEWGPRKNVTWRKELPGLGWSSPTAVGGKIYLTTAVPRGDTNPPDHALRVLCLDAGTGAILWDQEVFVEDGKTAPKPHGKNSHASPTPVVADGMVYAHFGHLGTACLKAADGSVVWANKELKYNSVHGNGGSPVLAGKFLVFSIDGTDKQAVVALDKATGKVAWQTPRENKTGANPFSFSTPLVVSAAGRTQLISAGSGVVMALDPTTGKEFWRVSYGSGYSVVPKPVFANGLVYVCTGYNSPTLLAIKPDGTGDVTKTHVAFTVKKNAPLNPSLLAVDDALYMVSDTGVLSCLDAKTGAERWNERVEKAYSASPLYAGGRIYLLSEDGTATVFKPGATFDEVAKNKLGEKALASFGVAGTALLLRTEKALYRIETK, encoded by the coding sequence ATGCACCGGTTCGTCCTCTGCATCGCCCTCGTGCCGGGACCCGCGTGCGCACTCGCCGCGGCCGACTGGTACCAGTTCCGCGGCCCGGACGGACAGGGCCACTCGGACGCCACACTCGCGACCGAATGGGGACCGCGCAAGAACGTCACGTGGCGCAAAGAACTGCCGGGCCTCGGCTGGTCGTCGCCGACGGCCGTGGGTGGGAAGATCTACCTCACGACCGCCGTCCCACGCGGCGACACCAACCCGCCGGACCACGCCCTCCGGGTGCTGTGCCTGGACGCCGGGACCGGCGCGATCCTGTGGGACCAGGAGGTGTTCGTCGAGGACGGCAAAACGGCCCCGAAGCCGCACGGCAAGAACAGCCACGCCAGCCCGACGCCGGTGGTCGCGGACGGAATGGTGTACGCGCACTTCGGCCACCTGGGCACGGCGTGCCTGAAAGCCGCCGACGGCTCCGTGGTGTGGGCCAACAAGGAGCTGAAGTACAACTCGGTTCACGGCAACGGCGGCTCGCCGGTTCTCGCGGGCAAGTTCCTCGTCTTCAGCATCGACGGCACCGATAAGCAGGCGGTGGTCGCACTCGATAAGGCGACCGGCAAGGTCGCTTGGCAGACCCCGCGGGAGAACAAGACCGGGGCGAACCCGTTCTCCTTCAGCACGCCGCTCGTCGTCTCCGCCGCCGGCCGCACGCAACTGATCTCCGCCGGCAGCGGCGTGGTGATGGCGCTCGACCCGACGACGGGCAAGGAGTTCTGGCGCGTGAGCTACGGCAGCGGCTACTCGGTGGTGCCCAAACCGGTGTTCGCGAACGGCCTCGTTTACGTCTGCACGGGCTACAACTCGCCGACCCTGCTCGCGATCAAACCGGACGGCACGGGCGACGTGACCAAGACGCACGTCGCGTTCACGGTGAAGAAGAACGCGCCGCTCAACCCGTCGCTGCTGGCGGTGGACGACGCCCTCTACATGGTGTCCGATACCGGCGTGCTGAGCTGCCTGGACGCGAAGACCGGCGCGGAGCGCTGGAACGAGCGCGTGGAGAAGGCGTACTCCGCGTCGCCGCTGTACGCCGGCGGCCGGATCTACCTGTTGTCGGAAGACGGCACCGCGACCGTGTTCAAGCCGGGCGCGACGTTCGACGAGGTGGCGAAGAACAAGCTGGGCGAGAAGGCCCTCGCGAGCTTCGGCGTCGCGGGCACCGCGCTCCTGCTGCGCACCGAGAAGGCGCTGTACCGCATCGAGACGAAGTGA
- a CDS encoding MFS transporter: MSPWRWVVCVLLMQATVINYMDRMALNQMAREIKVAFGLSNAQYGQLEGAFSLAFALGALGTGYVVDRVSVRWVYPLMVVGWSGAGIATGFAGSFGALLTCRFALGLFEAGNWPCGLRTTRAVLRPEERSFGNSLFQSGTALGALVTPMMVLVIVRRAEANGGPDTWRVPFRVIGCLGLVWVALWFLAVPKRLLATPGAASDGARGETRFRAIFRDPRFWVLFVAVIAINVTWHGYRSWLPLYLQEQRGYTREEMSAFTTAYYLVADVGSWTVGLATLVLCRRGMGVHTSRVLMFGGCAALALGTAAVPFLPGGWPLEFGLLAVAFGALGLFPTYFALSQELSAQHQGKVTGTLGAAAHLSLALIIPVEGWICDETKSYEWVLGGIGVGPLAALVLMVWLWPRGTETAG, from the coding sequence GTGTCCCCGTGGCGATGGGTGGTGTGCGTGCTGCTCATGCAAGCCACCGTCATCAACTATATGGACCGCATGGCCCTCAACCAAATGGCCCGGGAAATCAAGGTGGCCTTCGGTCTGAGCAACGCACAGTACGGTCAACTGGAAGGCGCGTTCTCGCTCGCGTTCGCGCTCGGGGCGCTCGGCACCGGGTACGTGGTGGACCGCGTCAGCGTGCGGTGGGTGTACCCGCTCATGGTGGTCGGGTGGTCGGGCGCGGGCATCGCGACCGGGTTCGCCGGTTCGTTCGGGGCGCTCCTCACCTGCCGGTTCGCGCTGGGCCTCTTCGAGGCGGGGAACTGGCCGTGCGGGCTCCGCACCACGCGTGCCGTGTTGCGCCCGGAGGAGCGGTCGTTCGGCAACTCGCTCTTCCAGAGCGGCACCGCGCTCGGCGCGCTGGTCACGCCGATGATGGTGCTGGTCATCGTCCGGAGGGCCGAGGCGAACGGCGGACCCGACACCTGGCGGGTGCCGTTCCGCGTCATCGGCTGCTTGGGGCTCGTGTGGGTGGCGCTGTGGTTCCTCGCCGTGCCGAAGCGCCTGCTCGCCACGCCCGGAGCGGCCTCGGACGGGGCCCGGGGTGAAACCCGGTTCCGTGCGATCTTCCGCGACCCGCGGTTCTGGGTGCTGTTCGTCGCGGTCATAGCCATCAACGTCACCTGGCACGGGTACCGGTCCTGGCTGCCGCTGTACCTTCAGGAGCAGCGCGGGTACACGCGCGAGGAGATGAGCGCGTTCACCACCGCGTACTATCTGGTGGCGGACGTCGGCTCGTGGACGGTCGGGCTGGCGACACTGGTCCTGTGCCGGCGCGGGATGGGTGTCCACACGAGCCGGGTGCTCATGTTCGGCGGGTGCGCGGCTCTCGCGCTCGGCACGGCGGCGGTCCCGTTCCTGCCCGGCGGGTGGCCGCTCGAATTCGGGTTACTGGCGGTGGCGTTCGGCGCGCTGGGGCTGTTCCCGACGTACTTCGCGCTCAGCCAGGAGCTGTCCGCGCAGCACCAGGGGAAGGTGACGGGCACGCTCGGCGCCGCGGCGCACCTGTCCCTCGCGCTGATCATTCCCGTGGAGGGGTGGATCTGCGACGAGACGAAATCTTACGAATGGGTACTGGGCGGCATCGGCGTCGGTCCGCTCGCCGCACTTGTGCTGATGGTCTGGCTGTGGCCACGAGGGACCGAAACAGCGGGGTAG
- a CDS encoding TIGR01457 family HAD-type hydrolase, which translates to MHHAPKFGFLIDMDGVLYRGTDLIPGAERFVRELRDRDIPFRFLTNNSQRTRRDVVARLVRLGLDVEEEHVFTSAMATARFLAQQKPGGTAYVIGEGGLLTALHQHGYAVVDHDPDYVVVGEGRTFNLEMVEAAVRMILGGAKLIATNMDPNCPTQNGLRPGCGAFVALLETATGVKAFSVGKPSPVMMRAARKELGLATDETTMIGDTMETDILGGVQLGFHTVLVLSGGTRAEDLPRYAYRPETVVPSLSELADLLDRTDWQPPWRPVRPRVAVPV; encoded by the coding sequence GTGCATCACGCACCGAAGTTCGGGTTTTTGATCGACATGGACGGCGTTCTCTACCGCGGTACGGATCTCATTCCCGGGGCCGAGCGGTTCGTGCGCGAACTGCGCGACCGCGACATCCCCTTCCGGTTTCTGACGAACAACAGCCAGCGCACCCGGCGCGACGTGGTCGCCCGGCTCGTGCGGCTCGGCCTGGACGTGGAGGAGGAACACGTCTTCACCAGCGCGATGGCGACCGCCCGGTTCCTCGCGCAGCAGAAGCCCGGCGGCACCGCGTACGTCATCGGCGAGGGCGGGCTGCTCACGGCCCTGCACCAGCACGGCTACGCCGTCGTCGATCACGATCCGGATTACGTGGTCGTCGGCGAGGGCCGGACGTTCAACCTGGAGATGGTCGAGGCGGCCGTGCGGATGATCCTGGGCGGGGCGAAACTGATCGCCACCAACATGGACCCCAACTGCCCGACGCAGAACGGCCTGCGGCCCGGCTGCGGCGCGTTCGTGGCGCTGCTGGAAACGGCCACCGGCGTGAAGGCGTTCAGCGTCGGCAAGCCCAGCCCGGTGATGATGCGGGCGGCCCGGAAGGAACTCGGTCTGGCGACCGACGAGACGACCATGATCGGCGACACGATGGAGACGGACATCCTCGGCGGCGTGCAGCTCGGGTTCCACACGGTTCTCGTCCTGAGCGGCGGGACGCGGGCCGAAGACCTGCCCCGGTACGCCTACCGCCCGGAGACGGTGGTGCCGTCGCTGTCGGAACTGGCCGACCTCCTCGACCGCACCGACTGGCAGCCGCCGTGGCGCCCGGTCCGGCCGCGGGTGGCGGTGCCCGTCTGA
- a CDS encoding DUF1552 domain-containing protein codes for MPPTPLLDRRAFLVGAGGVALALPVLEAMGAEVTERVPSRFCAVYTANGMALPQKAHGIDEWSWFPTAEKDGAFVFGKSTEPLAPFRKQLSFMGGLHHPNGPKADPHVCSDMWLTGAPLHNPKPGTYNTAGLDQVVARHTKKYCRQPSLVLSVDAGTGFLSRTGTISYSLEGRPIPAENNPRRIFNRLFRGDRESLKTERARLQRQLKLVDAVAASAKALDKQLGKSDRERMEQYLTSLTEVEARLVAAEKWADVPLKKQDHAHLKLDAHNEGAPAEFYRTMFDLIALAFDADITRSVVFMLNREDGMGISDTFPIKLGLGNTHHWLSHATDKAGQLAFAKYDLFLSEQLAYFLDRLAKYRDRTGTVLDNTIVLFGSGASTTHTPKNLPTLVAGGSGMGLKHGAYWRKDDARMSNMYLSVLRAMGIEEESFADSTGTLSGSIFTRS; via the coding sequence ATGCCCCCGACACCGCTCCTCGACCGCCGCGCCTTTCTCGTTGGCGCCGGCGGGGTCGCGCTCGCCCTGCCCGTTCTCGAAGCAATGGGCGCCGAGGTCACCGAGCGGGTGCCGAGCCGCTTTTGTGCGGTTTATACCGCGAACGGCATGGCGCTGCCGCAGAAGGCCCACGGCATCGACGAGTGGAGCTGGTTCCCGACGGCCGAGAAGGACGGGGCGTTCGTGTTCGGCAAATCGACCGAACCGCTCGCCCCGTTCCGCAAGCAGCTCAGCTTCATGGGCGGCCTGCACCACCCGAACGGGCCGAAGGCCGACCCGCACGTGTGTTCGGACATGTGGCTCACCGGGGCGCCGCTGCACAACCCGAAGCCGGGCACGTACAACACCGCGGGCCTCGATCAGGTCGTCGCCCGGCACACGAAGAAGTACTGCCGGCAGCCCTCGCTGGTTCTATCTGTTGACGCCGGCACCGGGTTCCTCTCGCGCACGGGTACGATCTCGTACAGCCTCGAGGGCCGGCCGATCCCGGCGGAGAACAACCCGCGCCGCATCTTCAACCGGCTGTTCCGCGGGGACCGCGAGTCGCTGAAAACCGAGCGCGCCCGGCTCCAGCGGCAGTTGAAACTTGTGGACGCCGTGGCCGCCAGCGCGAAGGCGCTCGACAAGCAGCTCGGCAAGTCGGACCGCGAGCGGATGGAGCAGTACCTCACGTCGCTGACCGAGGTGGAGGCGCGGCTGGTCGCCGCGGAGAAGTGGGCCGACGTGCCGCTGAAGAAGCAGGACCACGCGCACCTGAAGCTGGACGCGCACAACGAGGGCGCCCCCGCGGAGTTCTACCGCACGATGTTCGACCTGATCGCGCTGGCGTTCGACGCGGACATCACGCGGTCCGTGGTGTTCATGCTCAACCGCGAGGACGGGATGGGCATCAGTGACACGTTCCCGATCAAGCTCGGGCTCGGCAACACGCACCACTGGCTCTCGCACGCGACCGATAAGGCCGGGCAGTTGGCGTTCGCGAAGTACGACCTGTTCCTGAGCGAGCAGCTCGCGTACTTCCTCGACCGGCTCGCGAAGTACCGGGACCGCACCGGCACCGTCCTGGACAACACGATCGTGCTCTTCGGCAGCGGGGCGAGTACGACGCACACCCCGAAGAACCTGCCGACGCTCGTGGCCGGCGGCTCGGGGATGGGCCTGAAGCACGGCGCCTACTGGCGGAAGGACGACGCCCGCATGTCGAACATGTACCTGAGCGTCCTGCGGGCGATGGGGATCGAAGAGGAGTCGTTCGCCGACAGCACCGGGACGCTGAGCGGGTCCATCTTCACGCGCTCGTGA
- a CDS encoding DUF1592 domain-containing protein → MISHGPALALCFVLLVPVAVSAADPLEAAFDRDVKPFLKQYCTRCHNADNQTSGVRVDYLDGKLEDRHLKLWDHVLNQSKAGTMPPEEAKQPPAEERKRAVEWMERAIKAARLRPVPKNGSVRRLTGAQYRTTLRELLLLEDNVAEALPPDAISRDGFVNNQDTLQISPLLLEAYLDLADRALARCIVDPKTKPVVQNFRVDLGAGINPAPVPDALILGADSLLLDKRDFVVEQLKPTKPFAYEPFVMRTKYRFIEGYQGNDTVRGWRDYDSIYHAVYACVRGTPGYPKGRAYSTVPEGLLLRPAIPSSEIFGQENTYGPRANFKIALRELPQHGRFRVTVQAAKYDDGLLLDPGAKPAETESSLVCPDLKEPKTVTIAHAGVYQVDVFAAKGAKPAELTLVLGDRHFTATPRQPAFLVVRLPAGAVSVSAKGAVPERIVLTPLTADHEEAKRFAAFEKRVPNLGVHMGFRRDCGSTLAPVGEPQPVRDTKLTRFVFEGAIHNYPDPNVEKDNVNYLAGVREIGVRSEYTDGRDMPRLLIRSVEFEGPLYDAWPPASHRAVFPTEEETPAAARTVIRAFATRAFRRPITADEEAAFVAVFERAVKGGARFHDAVKDALQVILTSPQFLFLIEVSQTPDAEPLDGYELASKLSYFLWNGPPDAATLKLAASGELAKKLNAEVARMIDDPRFGRFTNEFVSQWLALDKFAVLEPDRKRFPRLTRDTRTELRKEPVRFFEYLVRNNLPARNLIASDFVVANEVVASYYGLGDRTETGFRFEPIRHGRRDLGGVLTQPAILAGLSDGRESNPVKRGAWLARKIVADPPDDPPPNVPALKDDTRVLPLRERLERHRNQPGCVQCHSKVDPWGVPLEEFDAGGLFKKEKVDARSKLPDKTEVADFAALQKYLADDHMDDVAFSVLKHLATYATGRNLTYGELEFLRRDAPSLRANGYRMRDLIGYIVTSKMFLEK, encoded by the coding sequence ATGATTTCTCACGGACCCGCACTCGCGCTTTGCTTCGTGCTATTGGTACCGGTGGCCGTTAGCGCCGCCGACCCGCTCGAAGCCGCGTTCGACCGCGACGTGAAGCCGTTCCTCAAGCAGTACTGCACGCGCTGTCACAACGCGGACAATCAGACCTCGGGCGTCCGCGTCGATTACCTCGATGGCAAACTGGAGGACCGTCACCTGAAGTTGTGGGACCACGTCCTGAACCAGTCGAAGGCCGGCACGATGCCGCCGGAGGAGGCCAAACAGCCACCGGCCGAGGAGCGCAAGCGGGCAGTGGAGTGGATGGAACGCGCGATCAAAGCGGCCCGCCTGCGGCCCGTGCCGAAGAACGGCAGCGTCCGCCGGCTCACCGGCGCGCAGTACCGCACCACGCTCCGCGAACTGCTGCTGCTCGAAGACAACGTGGCCGAGGCGCTGCCGCCGGACGCGATCTCGCGGGACGGGTTCGTCAACAACCAGGACACGCTCCAGATCTCCCCGCTGCTTCTGGAAGCCTACCTCGACCTCGCGGACCGGGCGCTCGCCCGCTGCATCGTCGATCCGAAAACCAAACCGGTGGTTCAGAACTTCCGCGTCGATCTCGGGGCGGGGATCAACCCGGCGCCGGTCCCGGACGCCCTCATCCTCGGCGCGGACAGCCTGCTGCTCGACAAGCGCGACTTCGTGGTCGAACAGCTCAAGCCGACGAAGCCGTTCGCGTACGAGCCGTTCGTCATGCGGACCAAGTACCGCTTCATCGAGGGCTATCAGGGGAACGACACGGTCCGCGGCTGGCGCGACTACGACAGCATCTACCACGCGGTGTACGCGTGCGTGCGCGGCACCCCCGGCTACCCGAAGGGCCGCGCGTACAGCACGGTGCCCGAAGGGCTGCTCCTGCGCCCGGCGATCCCGAGTTCGGAGATCTTCGGCCAGGAGAACACCTACGGCCCGCGGGCCAACTTCAAGATCGCCCTGCGCGAGCTTCCGCAACACGGCCGCTTTCGCGTCACCGTTCAGGCCGCGAAATACGACGACGGCTTGCTCCTCGATCCGGGCGCCAAACCCGCCGAGACGGAATCGAGCCTCGTGTGCCCCGATTTGAAGGAACCGAAAACGGTGACCATCGCGCACGCGGGCGTGTATCAGGTGGACGTGTTCGCGGCGAAAGGGGCGAAGCCGGCCGAACTGACGCTCGTTCTCGGAGACCGGCACTTCACCGCGACGCCCCGGCAGCCGGCGTTTCTGGTGGTGCGGTTGCCGGCCGGGGCGGTATCGGTGAGCGCGAAAGGCGCGGTGCCGGAACGCATCGTGCTGACGCCACTGACCGCGGATCATGAAGAGGCGAAGCGGTTCGCGGCCTTTGAAAAGCGTGTTCCGAACCTCGGCGTTCACATGGGGTTCCGCCGCGACTGCGGTAGCACGCTGGCCCCCGTCGGCGAGCCGCAACCGGTGCGCGACACGAAGCTCACCCGCTTCGTCTTCGAGGGCGCGATCCACAACTACCCGGACCCGAACGTCGAGAAGGACAACGTCAACTACCTCGCCGGCGTCCGCGAGATCGGCGTGCGGAGCGAATACACCGACGGCCGCGACATGCCGCGGTTGCTCATCCGCTCGGTCGAGTTCGAAGGACCGCTATACGACGCGTGGCCGCCCGCGTCGCACCGCGCCGTCTTCCCGACCGAAGAAGAAACGCCGGCTGCCGCCCGCACGGTGATCCGCGCCTTCGCGACCCGCGCGTTCCGCCGGCCGATCACGGCTGACGAAGAGGCGGCGTTCGTGGCAGTATTCGAGAGGGCAGTTAAAGGCGGCGCGCGGTTTCACGACGCCGTGAAGGACGCGCTCCAAGTCATTTTGACCTCACCGCAGTTCTTGTTCCTGATCGAGGTGAGCCAGACGCCGGACGCCGAACCGCTCGACGGGTACGAACTGGCGTCCAAGCTGTCGTACTTCCTGTGGAACGGGCCGCCGGACGCGGCGACCCTGAAACTGGCCGCGTCCGGCGAGCTGGCGAAAAAGCTGAACGCCGAGGTCGCCCGCATGATCGACGACCCGCGGTTCGGGCGGTTCACGAACGAGTTCGTCTCCCAGTGGCTGGCGCTCGACAAGTTTGCCGTACTCGAACCGGACCGCAAACGGTTCCCCAGACTCACCCGCGACACGCGCACGGAACTCCGCAAGGAGCCCGTGCGGTTCTTCGAGTACCTGGTCCGGAACAACCTCCCGGCGCGGAACCTGATCGCGTCGGACTTCGTCGTCGCGAACGAGGTCGTCGCGAGCTACTACGGGCTCGGCGACCGGACCGAGACCGGGTTCCGGTTCGAGCCGATCCGGCACGGTCGGCGCGACCTCGGGGGCGTCCTCACGCAGCCGGCGATTCTCGCGGGGCTGTCCGACGGGCGCGAGTCGAACCCGGTGAAGCGCGGCGCGTGGCTGGCACGCAAGATCGTCGCTGATCCGCCGGACGATCCGCCGCCGAACGTGCCCGCGCTGAAAGACGACACCCGCGTGCTGCCGCTCCGGGAGCGCCTCGAACGGCACCGGAACCAGCCGGGGTGCGTGCAGTGCCACTCCAAGGTCGACCCGTGGGGCGTGCCGCTGGAAGAGTTCGACGCCGGCGGGCTCTTCAAGAAAGAGAAGGTGGACGCCCGCTCGAAGCTGCCGGACAAGACCGAGGTTGCGGATTTCGCCGCGCTCCAGAAGTACCTCGCGGACGATCACATGGACGACGTCGCGTTCAGCGTGCTGAAGCACCTGGCGACCTACGCCACGGGCCGAAATTTGACCTACGGCGAACTCGAATTCCTGCGCCGGGACGCGCCGAGCCTGAGGGCCAACGGTTACCGGATGCGGGACCTGATCGGCTACATCGTGACGAGCAAGATGTTCCTCGAAAAGTGA
- a CDS encoding carbon storage regulator, with product MLVLTRRPNESIVIANNIKITVVSVGPGRVKLGIEAPPNVRVDRQEIHDKIELSADVLATVGVSEHTADAHNTMIGAGPDTALIVSSNPTATPNAAPSDAPSAVPVTANAGSSSAPAVPPLPLSNKLSKYRLPRKPR from the coding sequence ATGCTGGTTCTCACCCGCCGCCCGAACGAATCTATCGTCATCGCCAACAACATCAAGATCACTGTCGTGAGCGTCGGCCCTGGCCGCGTGAAGCTGGGTATCGAAGCCCCGCCGAACGTCCGGGTCGATCGCCAGGAGATACACGACAAGATCGAGCTGTCCGCCGATGTGCTGGCCACCGTTGGAGTTTCGGAACACACCGCCGACGCTCACAACACCATGATCGGGGCCGGTCCGGACACGGCATTGATCGTGTCGAGCAACCCGACGGCGACTCCGAATGCGGCCCCGAGCGACGCACCGAGTGCGGTTCCGGTTACCGCGAACGCCGGTAGTTCCTCGGCACCGGCCGTTCCGCCGCTCCCGCTCTCGAACAAACTGAGCAAATACCGTCTGCCCCGTAAGCCGCGCTAG
- a CDS encoding DUF418 domain-containing protein, with protein sequence MQAPPVVDAPVVAAAPVSESQRNRLIDALRGVALLGILLMNIPGFAMPNLFSESFRNDPTNVNFWVNAVVTVVFEGKMRALFGMIFGAGVVLFVCKKERTGKSVTGLFYRRMFWLAVFGLIHAHLILWVGDILYLYGVCGMIVYLFRNVRPVYLALGVPLVAVFDFGAGTLFYQHVRSQRLAYVEARDAEAANRPLSAAQTEALAQWRELEQTFIPNREEARENTRKMKSDYATVAAYVRRLALKIETVFLPLMVWDSIALMLLGIALYRWGFLTGEWSNRAYLRTLLIGYGTGLPLVTFSFYHGYVTAPDHEASLRRMELVAVDWVGLIYPFQRILLVLAHVSALVLLYKSGRAARLFRRLEAVGQMAFTNYITHSVLCTLIFFGYGLNYYLGKQDCH encoded by the coding sequence ATGCAAGCCCCCCCCGTCGTGGACGCGCCCGTTGTGGCCGCGGCTCCCGTGTCCGAGTCCCAGAGGAACCGACTCATTGACGCCCTCCGCGGCGTCGCGCTGCTCGGCATCCTGCTGATGAACATCCCGGGCTTCGCCATGCCCAACCTGTTCTCCGAGTCGTTCCGGAACGACCCGACGAACGTCAACTTCTGGGTGAACGCGGTCGTGACGGTCGTGTTCGAGGGGAAGATGCGGGCGCTGTTCGGCATGATCTTCGGGGCGGGCGTGGTGCTGTTCGTGTGCAAGAAGGAGCGGACCGGCAAATCGGTTACCGGCCTGTTCTACCGCCGCATGTTCTGGCTCGCCGTCTTCGGCCTGATCCACGCCCACCTGATCCTGTGGGTCGGGGACATCCTGTACCTGTACGGCGTGTGCGGCATGATCGTGTACCTCTTCCGCAACGTCCGCCCGGTCTATCTGGCGCTGGGGGTGCCGCTGGTCGCGGTGTTCGACTTCGGCGCCGGGACGCTGTTCTACCAGCACGTCCGGTCCCAGCGCCTCGCCTACGTCGAGGCCCGCGATGCGGAAGCGGCGAACCGGCCGCTCTCCGCGGCCCAGACGGAGGCCCTGGCGCAGTGGCGCGAACTCGAGCAGACGTTCATCCCGAACCGGGAAGAGGCCCGGGAGAACACGCGCAAGATGAAATCGGACTACGCGACCGTGGCGGCGTACGTTCGCCGCCTGGCGCTCAAAATCGAGACAGTGTTCTTACCGCTCATGGTCTGGGACTCGATCGCGCTCATGTTGCTCGGGATCGCGTTGTACCGGTGGGGGTTCCTGACCGGCGAGTGGTCCAACCGCGCCTACCTGCGGACCCTGTTGATCGGCTACGGGACGGGACTGCCGCTCGTGACGTTCAGCTTCTACCACGGCTACGTGACCGCTCCGGACCACGAGGCCAGCCTGCGGCGCATGGAACTGGTGGCGGTCGATTGGGTCGGGCTGATCTACCCGTTCCAGCGCATTCTACTGGTCCTGGCCCACGTCTCCGCACTCGTGCTTCTGTACAAGTCGGGCCGCGCCGCGCGGTTGTTCCGGCGCCTGGAAGCGGTCGGGCAAATGGCGTTCACGAACTACATCACGCACTCGGTCCTCTGCACGCTGATCTTCTTCGGGTACGGATTAAACTATTACCTCGGCAAACAAGATTGTCATTAA
- a CDS encoding SGNH/GDSL hydrolase family protein has protein sequence MAKAWMEYVKDTKVTDPTAPPAPTNVRVRGTEVTWEAEADLESGLAGFIIERDGRVLAHVPEKGKNPFGRPVFQNLQYSDTPTQPLVPMRFTDATVEAGKTHTYRVIAVNTVGLKSKSSADAVPVVAPTAGEIDALAGKRIVFLGDSITQAGGYIGFTTYYLERAHPEKAFDVLGLGLASETLSGLSEDGHAAGQFPRPCLFERLGRVLERAKPEIVFACYGMNDGIYLPLDTDRFAAFQKGVTKLIEQCRGAGVKRIFLVTPPIYDSRAKAGETDYDAVLGAYARWEAELKVPGVTVIDLHTAMRKARDARPAPFSGDKVHPGDDGHLLMARTVLAALGAPAPDESVATIKADPLFKLVEQKRELRSAAWMKHTGYTREKTVKPGPLGTAEADAARIQEKIDALRNKP, from the coding sequence GTGGCGAAGGCGTGGATGGAGTACGTCAAGGACACGAAGGTGACCGACCCCACCGCCCCGCCCGCACCGACGAACGTGCGCGTGCGGGGCACCGAAGTGACCTGGGAGGCCGAAGCCGATCTCGAGAGCGGGCTCGCGGGCTTCATCATCGAACGCGACGGCCGGGTCCTCGCCCACGTGCCCGAAAAGGGCAAGAACCCGTTCGGCCGACCGGTGTTCCAGAACCTCCAGTACAGCGACACGCCCACGCAACCGCTCGTCCCGATGCGGTTCACCGACGCGACGGTCGAAGCCGGCAAGACGCACACCTACCGCGTCATTGCCGTCAACACTGTGGGGCTGAAGTCGAAGTCCAGCGCGGACGCGGTGCCGGTCGTCGCGCCGACGGCCGGCGAGATCGATGCGCTCGCCGGCAAGCGGATCGTGTTCCTCGGCGACAGCATCACACAGGCCGGCGGGTACATCGGGTTCACGACTTACTACCTCGAACGGGCGCACCCGGAGAAGGCGTTCGACGTCCTCGGCCTCGGGCTCGCGAGCGAAACGCTCTCGGGGCTGAGCGAGGACGGTCACGCCGCGGGGCAGTTTCCCCGCCCGTGCCTGTTCGAGCGCCTCGGCCGCGTGCTGGAGAGGGCCAAGCCGGAGATCGTTTTTGCGTGCTACGGGATGAACGACGGCATCTACCTGCCGCTCGACACGGACCGGTTCGCCGCGTTCCAGAAGGGCGTCACGAAGCTGATCGAGCAGTGCAGGGGCGCCGGTGTGAAGCGGATCTTCCTCGTCACGCCGCCGATCTACGACTCCCGGGCCAAAGCGGGCGAAACCGACTACGACGCGGTCCTCGGTGCGTACGCGCGGTGGGAGGCGGAGCTGAAGGTGCCCGGCGTGACCGTGATCGACCTGCACACCGCGATGCGGAAGGCGCGCGACGCCCGCCCGGCGCCCTTCTCCGGAGACAAGGTCCACCCCGGCGACGACGGGCACCTGCTGATGGCCCGAACGGTCCTCGCGGCGCTCGGGGCTCCGGCGCCCGACGAGAGCGTTGCGACGATCAAGGCCGACCCGCTCTTCAAACTCGTCGAGCAGAAGCGCGAGCTGCGGTCCGCCGCGTGGATGAAGCACACCGGCTACACCCGCGAAAAGACCGTGAAGCCCGGACCGCTCGGGACCGCCGAAGCCGACGCGGCACGGATACAAGAGAAGATCGACGCCCTGCGGAACAAGCCGTGA